The Desulfonatronum sp. SC1 genome window below encodes:
- the lepA gene encoding translation elongation factor 4 translates to MIDQKNIRNFSIIAHIDHGKSTLADRILQITGLVDARQMKEQYLDRLDLERERGITIKAQSVRIPYKARDGREYILNLIDTPGHVDFSYEVSRSLVACEGALLVVDASQGVEAQSLANAYLALENNLEIIPVLNKIDLPSAEPERIKTEIEEVIGLDCRNALMISAKTGQGVPEVLERIITDLPPPRGEEKAPLKALIFDSWYDTYLGVVILLRVMDGRIRNGQFILLYSNKTRFEVTKLGVFSPEPLAVDELGPGEVGFLCAGIKNLTDARVGDTITDPDNPTLTPLPGFKKITAMVFCGMYPVEPNEYGSLKYSLEKLQLNDAAFSFEPETSHALGFGFRCGFLGLLHMEIIQERLEREFQARLLVTAPSVIYEVQTLEGETLSVDNPSKLPPLNKIEFIAEPYVHMEVHVPNEYLGAVLALCEECRGKQKDLRFLSSTRVIVTYELPFAEIVYDFFDRLKSVTRGYASLDYEFIDFRPSELVKLDILINNEGVDALSIIVHKEKAYAQGRELASRLRQVIPRQLFEVVIQAAIGQRVIAKERIAPMRKNVTAKCYGGDITRKRKLLEKQKEGKRRMKRMGNIDIPQEAFLAVLRKD, encoded by the coding sequence ATGATTGACCAGAAAAACATTCGCAACTTCAGCATCATCGCGCACATCGACCACGGGAAATCCACCCTGGCCGACCGCATTCTGCAGATAACCGGACTCGTGGACGCCCGCCAGATGAAGGAGCAGTACCTGGACCGGCTGGATCTGGAGCGGGAGCGGGGCATCACCATCAAGGCCCAGAGCGTGCGCATTCCTTACAAGGCCAGAGACGGACGGGAGTACATCCTGAACCTGATCGACACCCCCGGGCATGTGGACTTCAGCTATGAAGTCTCCCGCAGCCTGGTGGCTTGTGAAGGCGCTCTGCTGGTGGTGGACGCATCCCAGGGGGTCGAAGCCCAGAGCCTGGCCAACGCCTACCTGGCCCTTGAAAATAACCTGGAGATCATTCCGGTTCTGAACAAGATCGACCTGCCCAGCGCGGAACCGGAGCGGATCAAGACCGAAATCGAGGAAGTGATCGGCCTGGACTGCCGGAACGCGCTGATGATCAGCGCCAAGACCGGGCAGGGCGTCCCGGAGGTTCTTGAACGGATCATCACCGACCTGCCGCCGCCCAGGGGCGAGGAGAAGGCCCCGCTCAAGGCCCTGATCTTCGACTCCTGGTACGACACCTATCTCGGGGTGGTGATTCTGCTTCGGGTCATGGATGGCCGGATTCGCAACGGCCAGTTCATCCTGCTGTATTCCAACAAGACCCGCTTCGAGGTCACCAAGCTGGGGGTTTTTTCCCCCGAGCCCCTGGCCGTGGACGAACTGGGGCCGGGCGAGGTCGGCTTCCTCTGCGCCGGAATCAAGAACCTGACCGATGCCCGGGTCGGCGACACCATCACGGACCCGGACAACCCGACCCTCACGCCCCTACCTGGTTTCAAGAAAATCACGGCCATGGTCTTTTGCGGGATGTATCCGGTGGAGCCCAATGAATACGGCTCGCTCAAGTATTCCCTGGAAAAGTTGCAGCTCAACGACGCGGCCTTCTCCTTTGAGCCGGAAACCTCCCATGCCCTGGGGTTTGGCTTCCGCTGCGGCTTTCTTGGGCTGCTGCACATGGAGATCATCCAGGAGCGGCTGGAGCGGGAGTTTCAGGCCCGGCTGCTGGTCACCGCGCCTTCGGTGATTTACGAGGTCCAGACCCTGGAAGGCGAGACCCTCTCCGTGGACAATCCCAGTAAGCTGCCCCCGCTGAACAAGATCGAATTCATCGCCGAGCCCTATGTACACATGGAGGTTCACGTTCCCAATGAGTATCTGGGCGCGGTGCTGGCTCTGTGCGAGGAGTGCCGGGGCAAGCAGAAGGATCTGCGCTTTCTGTCCTCCACCAGGGTCATCGTGACCTACGAGCTGCCCTTCGCGGAAATCGTGTACGACTTTTTCGACCGGCTCAAGTCCGTGACCAGGGGCTACGCCTCCCTGGACTACGAATTCATCGATTTCAGGCCCTCGGAGCTGGTCAAACTGGATATTCTGATCAACAACGAAGGCGTGGACGCCCTGTCCATCATCGTGCACAAGGAAAAGGCCTACGCTCAGGGCCGGGAGCTGGCCAGCCGCCTGCGCCAGGTCATCCCCCGTCAGTTGTTCGAGGTGGTCATCCAGGCCGCCATCGGGCAGCGGGTCATCGCCAAGGAACGCATCGCGCCGATGCGCAAGAACGTCACGGCCAAGTGCTACGGCGGCGACATCACTCGCAAGCGCAAGCTTCTGGAAAAACAGAAGGAAGGGAAGCGGCGCATGAAACGGATGGGCAACATCGACATTCCCCAGGAAGCCTTCCTGGCCGTGTTGCGCAAGGACTAG
- the lepB gene encoding signal peptidase I, translated as MSKSLATTLGEYVKAILLAVVLALLIRSFVVQAFKIPSGSMLDTLLVGDHLLVTKFAYDVKIPLTGAAMKLDEPERGDIVVFLFGQDVPSFTEEPARWLQCSLPGLADETCPQDFIKRVVGLPGDIVEIRRKRVLINGRELDEPYVQFRDATHRDVQPRDRLGPLKVPEGKYFVLGDNRDESLDSRFWGFVDRERIKGKAWRIYWSWEAGEGPRWERMGHALQ; from the coding sequence ATGTCCAAATCCCTGGCGACCACCCTTGGGGAATACGTCAAGGCTATTCTCTTGGCCGTGGTCCTGGCCCTGCTGATCCGATCCTTCGTGGTCCAGGCCTTCAAGATCCCCTCCGGCTCCATGCTGGACACCCTGCTGGTCGGCGACCATCTCCTGGTCACCAAGTTCGCCTACGACGTGAAGATCCCGCTGACCGGGGCCGCCATGAAGTTGGACGAGCCGGAGCGCGGGGATATCGTGGTGTTTCTGTTCGGTCAGGACGTGCCCTCCTTCACCGAGGAGCCGGCCCGGTGGCTGCAATGCTCCCTGCCCGGCCTAGCCGACGAGACCTGCCCCCAGGACTTCATCAAGCGCGTCGTCGGCCTGCCCGGAGACATCGTGGAAATCCGCCGGAAACGGGTTCTGATCAACGGGCGCGAGTTGGACGAGCCCTACGTCCAGTTCCGGGACGCCACACACCGCGACGTCCAGCCCCGTGATCGACTCGGCCCGCTCAAGGTCCCCGAGGGCAAATACTTCGTGCTGGGAGACAACCGTGACGAATCGTTGGATTCCCGGTTCTGGGGGTTCGTGGATCGGGAGCGGATCAAGGGTAAGGCTTGGCGGATATACTGGTCCTGGGAGGCGGGGGAGGGTCCTCGCTGGGAACGGATGGGCCACGCATTGCAATAG
- a CDS encoding molecular chaperone, whose product MSDDPRRILLWGLEAVAWVFRGGDGGRWSQVRTDCLPKLAGILLFLESRGLIDGVLLDHADHVLALADKQAPAMTPESLEAEYVRLFVNHRGGAGVPLSQSCYTGEGLMMGEPAVAMQSLLDRAGLKVDASLGMPPDHIAIELAYLMFLFPEQHPPPTVSKIAWGRKGSVPEQPPIKSPSEFTRQMLAPWVDELRKRTIEAQASPLFHLAATILVVLTECLQDQNFPFSAPTT is encoded by the coding sequence ATGAGTGACGATCCACGCCGCATTCTGCTGTGGGGGCTGGAGGCCGTGGCCTGGGTGTTCCGGGGGGGCGACGGAGGTCGCTGGTCCCAGGTCCGAACCGATTGCCTGCCCAAGCTGGCCGGAATCCTCCTGTTCCTGGAGTCCCGAGGGCTGATCGACGGCGTCCTGCTCGACCATGCCGACCACGTGCTCGCCCTGGCCGACAAGCAGGCCCCGGCCATGACGCCCGAGAGCCTGGAAGCTGAATACGTTCGGCTGTTCGTGAACCATCGCGGCGGCGCGGGCGTCCCCTTGAGCCAGTCGTGCTACACCGGCGAAGGACTGATGATGGGCGAACCGGCCGTGGCCATGCAGTCCCTCCTGGACCGGGCCGGCCTGAAGGTCGATGCGTCTCTGGGCATGCCCCCGGACCACATTGCCATCGAGCTTGCCTATTTGATGTTTCTTTTTCCGGAACAGCACCCACCGCCTACCGTATCGAAGATCGCCTGGGGGAGGAAGGGTTCCGTTCCAGAACAGCCTCCTATCAAATCACCCTCTGAATTCACCCGTCAAATGCTCGCCCCCTGGGTCGACGAGTTGCGAAAGCGGACCATCGAGGCCCAGGCCTCCCCGTTGTTTCACCTTGCGGCGACCATTCTTGTCGTGTTGACTGAATGCCTCCAAGACCAAAATTTTCCTTTCTCCGCTCCAACCACTTGA
- a CDS encoding YifB family Mg chelatase-like AAA ATPase, protein MLAKIATSALMGIEAFHVELEVDFARQGMPSFTMVGLAEGAVRESKERVFAALKNTGFKLPPARITVNLAPADMRKEGSAYDLPLAVGLLTGVEVLRQEQVQGFFLAGELSLNGELKPVSGILPLALKARAQGARGLIVPADNAQEAAVVKELSVYGAESLAQAVRFLLGEEAISETICDLDELWKNRTKSILDFSEVKGQEHAKRAIEIAAAGNHNLLFLGPPGSGKTMLAKRLPSILPALEFEEALEVTKIYSVAGMLCKDQPLVVIRPFRSPHHTISDAGLIGGGHYPRPGEVSLAHRGVLFLDELPEFKKHVLEVLRQPLEDGVVTISRAAMSLTYPADLMLVAAMNPCPCGYLTDEQHQCTCSPQQIQRYRSRLSGPLLDRIDLHVEVPAVPYKELRRQRGSRDSAAMLESIEKARTLQYQRFRNSPLLTNSDLDGKWLNTFCPLGDAEHEFLGAAVQRLSLSARAYTRVLRIARTIADLEGTETLSADHLAEAINYRTLDRQAQTWS, encoded by the coding sequence ATGCTGGCCAAAATCGCCACCTCCGCGCTGATGGGCATCGAGGCCTTTCACGTGGAACTGGAAGTGGATTTCGCCCGCCAGGGCATGCCTTCGTTCACCATGGTCGGCTTGGCCGAGGGCGCGGTGCGGGAGAGCAAGGAGCGGGTTTTCGCGGCATTGAAGAACACCGGCTTCAAGCTGCCGCCGGCTCGGATCACCGTGAACCTGGCCCCGGCGGACATGCGCAAGGAAGGCAGCGCCTACGACCTGCCTCTGGCCGTAGGCCTACTCACCGGGGTGGAGGTGCTGCGTCAGGAGCAGGTCCAGGGCTTTTTCCTGGCCGGAGAATTGTCCCTCAACGGCGAACTCAAGCCTGTGTCCGGCATCCTCCCGCTGGCCTTGAAGGCCCGGGCTCAGGGAGCTCGGGGGCTGATCGTCCCCGCGGACAACGCCCAGGAAGCGGCGGTGGTCAAGGAATTATCTGTTTACGGGGCGGAGAGCCTGGCCCAGGCCGTGCGCTTCCTGTTGGGCGAGGAAGCCATCTCCGAGACGATCTGCGATTTGGACGAACTTTGGAAAAATCGCACCAAATCGATCCTGGACTTCAGCGAGGTCAAGGGCCAGGAGCACGCCAAACGGGCCATTGAAATCGCCGCCGCGGGAAACCATAACCTCCTCTTTCTCGGCCCTCCGGGCAGCGGCAAGACCATGCTGGCCAAGCGACTGCCTTCGATATTACCGGCCCTGGAGTTCGAGGAAGCCCTGGAGGTGACCAAGATCTACAGCGTGGCCGGGATGCTTTGCAAGGACCAGCCGCTGGTGGTGATTCGACCGTTTCGCTCCCCGCACCACACCATTTCCGACGCCGGGTTGATCGGCGGGGGGCACTATCCCAGGCCAGGAGAGGTCTCCCTGGCCCATCGCGGCGTGCTCTTTCTGGACGAATTGCCGGAGTTCAAGAAGCACGTTCTGGAAGTGCTGCGACAACCCCTGGAAGACGGCGTGGTGACCATTTCCCGGGCCGCGATGTCCCTGACCTATCCCGCGGACTTGATGCTCGTGGCGGCCATGAATCCCTGCCCCTGCGGCTACCTCACCGACGAACAGCACCAGTGCACCTGCTCGCCGCAGCAGATTCAGCGCTACCGCTCCCGCCTCTCCGGGCCGCTTCTGGACCGGATCGATCTGCACGTGGAAGTCCCGGCCGTGCCCTACAAGGAACTCCGCAGACAACGAGGCTCCCGCGATTCCGCGGCCATGCTCGAAAGCATCGAAAAGGCCAGGACCTTGCAGTACCAACGCTTTCGAAACTCTCCCCTGCTGACCAACAGTGATCTGGACGGAAAGTGGCTGAATACATTCTGCCCGCTGGGCGATGCGGAGCATGAGTTTCTAGGGGCCGCGGTGCAGCGATTGAGCCTCAGCGCTCGGGCTTATACCCGCGTTCTGCGCATCGCCCGGACCATCGCGGACCTGGAAGGGACGGAAACACTGTCCGCGGACCATCTGGCCGAGGCCATCAATTACCGCACCCTGGACCGACAAGCCCAGACGTGGTCCTGA
- a CDS encoding response regulator, with protein sequence MRFLIVEDDFTSRLMLQRIVKPYAQCDLAVNGEEAVQAFQMAHEEGQPYDLVLLDIMMPVKDGQQALMEIREYERSQGISPKDETRVIMLTALGDPKNVVDAYYKGGASSYLVKPIDKGLLLEVIRNTGLRI encoded by the coding sequence ATGCGCTTTCTGATCGTGGAGGACGACTTTACCAGCAGATTGATGCTTCAACGAATCGTCAAGCCTTATGCTCAATGCGACTTGGCGGTCAACGGCGAAGAGGCGGTCCAGGCCTTCCAAATGGCGCATGAAGAAGGGCAGCCCTATGACTTGGTGTTGCTGGACATCATGATGCCGGTCAAGGATGGTCAGCAAGCTCTGATGGAAATCAGGGAGTACGAGCGCTCTCAGGGCATCAGCCCCAAGGACGAAACTCGCGTGATCATGCTCACTGCCCTGGGTGATCCCAAAAACGTCGTGGATGCCTACTACAAGGGCGGCGCCAGTTCGTATCTGGTCAAACCCATCGACAAGGGCCTGCTTCTGGAAGTCATTCGCAACACCGGCCTACGAATCTGA
- the upp gene encoding uracil phosphoribosyltransferase — MSVHVVRHPLVQHKLGVMRQHDVSTKNFRELASELARLLTYEATKDLAVETRTVKGWCGPVQVDRIKGKKITVVPILRAGLGMLDGVLDMIPGAKVSVIGIYRNEETLEPVRYYVKTAGNIDQRMALILDPMLATGGTLLSTIDLLKEAGCRRIKGVFLVAAPEGLRRVEAAHPDVEIYLAAVDERLDERGYILPGLGDAGDKIFGTK; from the coding sequence GTGTCCGTCCATGTGGTTCGTCATCCGCTCGTGCAGCACAAGCTCGGGGTCATGCGTCAGCATGACGTCAGCACCAAGAACTTTCGGGAACTGGCCTCGGAACTGGCCAGACTGTTGACCTACGAAGCGACAAAGGACCTCGCCGTCGAGACCAGGACCGTGAAGGGATGGTGCGGGCCCGTTCAGGTGGATCGGATCAAGGGCAAAAAGATCACCGTGGTGCCCATTCTCCGTGCCGGGCTGGGCATGCTGGATGGCGTGCTGGACATGATTCCCGGGGCCAAAGTCAGCGTGATCGGCATTTACCGCAACGAGGAAACCCTGGAACCGGTGCGCTACTACGTCAAAACCGCCGGAAACATCGACCAGCGCATGGCCCTGATCCTGGACCCGATGCTGGCCACCGGCGGGACGCTGCTGTCCACCATCGATCTGCTCAAGGAAGCCGGTTGCCGCCGGATCAAGGGCGTATTCTTGGTGGCCGCTCCCGAGGGCCTGCGCCGGGTGGAAGCGGCCCATCCGGACGTGGAAATCTATCTGGCGGCCGTGGACGAACGCCTTGACGAGCGGGGCTACATCCTGCCCGGACTGGGAGACGCCGGAGACAAGATCTTCGGCACCAAATAA
- a CDS encoding uracil-xanthine permease family protein, which yields MTEQTASTISSPEYNFRLKDSLLGLQMLFIAFGALVLVPLLTGLDPNVALFTAGVGTLLFQIITKGKVPVFLASSFAFIPAIMFGVQTWGIPATLSGLAAAGLVYVLLGLFIKWQGPGILMRVLPPIVYAPVIMVIGLILAPVAVNMALGKTGDGAIQLINEGLALFIALASLATTIVVTLLGKGVFRLVPIMFGILVGYVLCLLYGLVDFTPVREAPWLALPNFVLPEWNWQAVLFIVPIAIAPAIEHFGDILAVSSLTGKNYVKDPGIHRTMFGDGLATTMAACLGGPPNTTYSEVTGGVALTKAFNPAIMTWAAIAAIVLAFVGKLGALLQTIPVPVMGGILVLLFGAIMVVGLNALVRAKEDLMEPRNLIIISVIVVFGMGGMAFQTGEFVLKGIGLAAIAGIVLNLILPDRKI from the coding sequence ATGACGGAACAAACTGCATCGACGATTTCCTCGCCTGAATACAATTTTCGACTCAAAGACAGCCTGCTGGGCCTGCAGATGTTGTTCATCGCCTTCGGAGCCCTGGTCCTGGTTCCGCTGCTCACCGGACTGGACCCCAACGTGGCTCTGTTCACAGCCGGCGTCGGGACATTGCTGTTCCAGATCATCACCAAGGGCAAGGTCCCGGTATTTTTGGCTTCTTCCTTCGCCTTCATCCCCGCAATCATGTTCGGCGTCCAGACCTGGGGCATTCCAGCCACCTTGTCCGGCCTGGCCGCGGCCGGCCTCGTCTACGTGCTCTTGGGGCTGTTCATCAAATGGCAAGGGCCGGGCATCCTGATGCGCGTCCTGCCGCCCATCGTCTATGCTCCGGTGATCATGGTCATCGGGCTGATCCTGGCCCCGGTGGCCGTGAACATGGCCTTGGGCAAGACCGGGGATGGGGCCATCCAACTGATCAACGAAGGTCTGGCATTGTTCATTGCCCTGGCCTCCCTGGCCACCACCATAGTAGTTACCTTGCTGGGCAAGGGCGTCTTCCGCCTGGTGCCGATCATGTTCGGCATCCTGGTGGGGTACGTTCTCTGCCTGCTGTATGGCTTAGTCGATTTCACGCCGGTCAGAGAGGCTCCCTGGCTGGCCCTGCCCAACTTCGTCCTTCCGGAATGGAACTGGCAGGCCGTACTGTTCATTGTCCCCATCGCCATCGCCCCGGCCATCGAGCATTTCGGCGACATCCTGGCCGTGAGCAGCCTGACCGGGAAAAACTACGTCAAGGATCCGGGCATTCACCGAACCATGTTCGGCGACGGTCTGGCCACCACCATGGCCGCCTGCCTGGGCGGGCCGCCCAACACCACTTATTCCGAGGTCACCGGCGGCGTGGCCCTGACCAAGGCCTTCAACCCGGCGATCATGACCTGGGCGGCTATCGCCGCCATCGTCCTGGCTTTCGTGGGCAAGCTCGGCGCGTTGCTACAGACCATCCCGGTCCCGGTCATGGGCGGTATCCTTGTCCTTCTCTTCGGCGCGATCATGGTGGTCGGCCTGAACGCCCTGGTTCGAGCCAAGGAAGACCTGATGGAGCCCCGCAACCTGATCATCATCTCCGTGATCGTGGTTTTCGGCATGGGCGGCATGGCCTTCCAGACCGGAGAGTTCGTGCTCAAGGGCATCGGCCTAGCGGCCATCGCGGGCATTGTCTTGAACCTGATTCTGCCGGATCGAAAGATATAG
- the lepB gene encoding signal peptidase I: MNPRWQTALKEYSEALIIALILALIIRTFIIQAFKIPSGSMLETLQIGDRLFVTKFAYDIKAPFTDWSILSTQDPEHGDVIVFRYPEDPSKDFIKRVTAVPGDEVEVRDQTLYINGEAVDEPYLTLHPGPTRVHFGPRTVPEEHYFVLGDNRFNSHDSRFWGFVPRSQIRGKAWRIYWSASPRWFLSDVRWDRVGRRIE, translated from the coding sequence ATGAACCCCCGCTGGCAAACCGCGCTCAAGGAATATTCCGAGGCCCTGATCATCGCCTTGATCCTGGCCCTGATCATCCGCACATTCATCATTCAAGCCTTCAAGATCCCCTCCGGCTCCATGCTGGAGACCCTGCAGATCGGAGACCGCCTGTTCGTGACCAAATTCGCCTACGACATCAAAGCCCCCTTTACGGACTGGAGCATCCTTTCAACCCAGGACCCCGAACACGGTGACGTGATCGTCTTCCGCTATCCGGAGGACCCGTCCAAGGACTTCATCAAACGCGTGACCGCGGTTCCCGGGGACGAGGTGGAAGTGCGGGACCAGACCCTGTACATCAACGGCGAGGCAGTGGACGAGCCTTACCTGACCCTGCACCCCGGTCCGACCCGGGTCCATTTCGGGCCGCGAACCGTACCCGAGGAGCACTACTTCGTCCTTGGCGACAATCGTTTCAATTCCCACGACTCCCGGTTTTGGGGGTTCGTGCCCAGGTCGCAAATTCGGGGCAAGGCGTGGCGGATATACTGGTCCGCCAGTCCGCGCTGGTTTTTGAGCGACGTGCGCTGGGATCGGGTCGGTCGGCGTATTGAGTAG
- a CDS encoding EAL domain-containing protein encodes MNPDHTQESPLVLVVDDEAVNRLILESNLKRQGFRIVSASSGQECLDLTRREQPDLVLLDIIMPGMDGFQTCQILKDAPETRDIPVIFLSALTDTGVKTKGFEAGGVDYVSKPFDAKELLARVRTHLTLRNQERQLRVYSEKLEEMVDERTTKLKQAEQDLQRNFDMQTALNQLLHLSLQELPLEELLQQCLDSILGITWLTLQNRGCIYLQEGEGDVYRMVAQRNLPENVQVQCATIVPGQCACGKAIAEQRILVVPDEDVEHNKLSPEGVEPHSNICVPIRSQHATLGLVNLFIQRDTLLTRQELVFLGAVANTLMQMILYKRAEQRMLHHVLHEPLSNLPNRTALLDGLNVEIKQARDMEGYRFALVLINLDRFNRFNESLGYDLGDKLILSSIQRILDERKAEEDVFHLGGDGFAVLTRQLREVADPLLLAERILDGLKQPHQLDGHEIQISASAGVVLSDARYDHGEDLLRDADIALHLAKSRGRGRFEVFSSMMHEKAKHAMQTFMDLRLALQREEFVLFYQPIICLTTRRTIGVEALIRWFHPARGMISPLDFIPLAEETGLILSMGRWVLEKACRDMREFAIVIDGEPPFMVSVNLSGKQFAQSDLYEQVEAVLQETDFPPECLKLEITESVVMENAEAATRILERLKGLNIKIAIDDFGTGYSSLSYLHRFSADILKVDRSFVSRMHMGDENLEIIRTIVTLAQALNMEVVAEGVETEEEVKTLTVLRCDYAQGFYFAKPMPLEQLVQGSLLGKGEQESDRREGPPDRRETSGRRDTDE; translated from the coding sequence ATGAATCCAGATCATACCCAAGAATCCCCATTGGTTCTCGTCGTTGACGACGAGGCGGTAAACAGGCTGATTCTGGAATCCAACCTGAAACGGCAAGGGTTCCGGATCGTCTCGGCGTCATCGGGCCAGGAGTGTCTGGACCTGACCCGAAGGGAGCAGCCGGACCTCGTGCTCCTGGACATCATCATGCCCGGAATGGACGGCTTCCAGACCTGCCAAATCCTCAAGGACGCTCCTGAAACCCGGGACATTCCAGTCATCTTTCTTTCAGCGCTCACGGACACCGGGGTGAAGACCAAGGGGTTCGAGGCAGGCGGGGTGGACTACGTCAGCAAGCCCTTTGACGCCAAGGAACTGTTGGCCCGGGTGCGCACGCATCTGACCCTGCGCAACCAGGAGCGACAGTTGCGGGTCTACTCGGAGAAGCTTGAGGAGATGGTCGATGAGCGGACCACCAAGCTGAAGCAGGCCGAGCAGGATCTGCAACGCAACTTCGACATGCAGACCGCTCTGAACCAGTTGCTCCACCTTTCCTTGCAGGAATTGCCCCTGGAAGAACTGCTGCAACAGTGCCTGGACAGCATCCTGGGCATTACCTGGCTGACTTTGCAGAACCGGGGCTGCATCTATCTCCAGGAAGGCGAGGGAGACGTTTACCGCATGGTGGCGCAGCGCAATTTACCGGAAAACGTTCAGGTCCAATGCGCGACCATCGTTCCAGGACAGTGCGCTTGCGGAAAGGCCATCGCGGAGCAGCGCATTCTCGTGGTCCCGGACGAGGATGTCGAGCACAACAAGCTTTCGCCGGAAGGCGTCGAACCGCACAGCAATATCTGCGTTCCAATTCGATCCCAGCACGCGACCCTGGGGCTCGTGAACCTCTTTATCCAACGAGACACTCTGTTGACGCGGCAGGAGTTGGTTTTTTTAGGGGCCGTGGCCAACACGCTGATGCAGATGATCCTCTATAAACGGGCCGAGCAGCGCATGCTGCACCATGTCCTTCACGAGCCGCTGAGCAACCTGCCCAACAGGACGGCCTTGCTGGACGGCCTGAACGTGGAGATCAAACAGGCCCGCGACATGGAAGGCTATCGGTTTGCCCTGGTGTTGATCAATCTGGACCGCTTCAATCGATTCAACGAAAGCCTGGGCTACGACCTGGGCGACAAGCTGATCCTCTCCAGCATTCAGCGCATTCTGGATGAGCGCAAGGCGGAGGAGGACGTCTTTCACCTGGGTGGGGACGGGTTCGCTGTGTTGACTCGCCAGTTGCGGGAGGTCGCCGATCCCTTGCTCTTGGCTGAACGGATCCTGGACGGCCTGAAGCAGCCGCATCAACTGGACGGCCATGAAATTCAGATCTCCGCCTCCGCCGGGGTGGTGCTTTCCGATGCCCGGTACGACCACGGCGAAGATCTGCTGCGGGACGCGGACATCGCCCTGCATCTGGCCAAATCTCGGGGCCGGGGCCGGTTCGAGGTTTTCAGCTCCATGATGCACGAAAAGGCCAAGCATGCGATGCAGACCTTCATGGACCTGCGTTTGGCCCTGCAACGGGAAGAATTCGTTCTGTTCTATCAGCCCATCATTTGTCTGACCACGCGACGAACCATCGGGGTGGAGGCCCTGATCCGCTGGTTCCATCCCGCCCGCGGCATGATCAGCCCCCTGGATTTCATTCCCTTGGCCGAGGAGACCGGGTTGATCCTGTCCATGGGCAGGTGGGTTCTGGAAAAGGCCTGTCGGGACATGCGTGAATTCGCCATAGTCATTGATGGCGAACCCCCATTCATGGTCAGCGTGAACTTATCAGGAAAGCAGTTCGCCCAGTCCGATCTCTACGAGCAGGTGGAGGCCGTACTCCAGGAGACCGACTTCCCTCCGGAGTGCCTCAAGCTGGAAATCACGGAAAGCGTGGTCATGGAAAACGCCGAAGCGGCCACGCGGATTCTGGAGCGCCTCAAGGGCCTGAACATCAAGATTGCCATCGACGACTTCGGCACCGGCTACTCGTCGCTCTCTTACCTGCACCGCTTTTCCGCGGACATCCTGAAGGTGGACCGCTCTTTCGTCAGCCGGATGCACATGGGCGATGAAAACCTGGAAATCATCCGGACCATCGTCACTTTGGCCCAGGCCCTGAATATGGAAGTGGTGGCCGAGGGCGTGGAAACCGAGGAGGAAGTGAAGACCCTGACCGTGCTGCGTTGCGATTACGCCCAGGGGTTCTATTTCGCCAAACCAATGCCTCTGGAGCAACTGGTCCAGGGGTCGTTGCTTGGCAAAGGTGAACAAGAGAGCGATCGACGCGAAGGCCCGCCGGATCGGCGTGAAACCTCTGGACGCCGCGATACGGACGAGTGA